The Plodia interpunctella isolate USDA-ARS_2022_Savannah chromosome 22, ilPloInte3.2, whole genome shotgun sequence genome includes the window GTCTACTTACTTGTCATGCAAGctttataaaacgttaacgtaaatgaaaataatttttgtgtgAATCTGATTTTGGGAACGTGGTTCTGGagcaaaataaatactcgATCAGAAGGTAGGAATCGATCGAatcgaatgaatgaatttattgcaCAATTGTAGctgtatatatacaaaaatatttacaaagagaAAGCGTATTAACCAATCAAACAATCGGAATTATTCTTCGCTGTCCTTGTCCAACGCATGCTCTCCTTGTCGCATAGGCGCGTGGGCCGATGCGGCGCACGGCGATTTTGCGGTATCTATAAATAGGTCCCGCAGTGGCGTGGCTCTTTCTATCCACGGCGAACGGAAGTCTGCGTGTGCTTCACTCGACGACGGCGGCGAGCGCGGCGATACATCGCGACGGTGCATGAAGATGATGCGTTGTAGTTCTTATGAGAACTGAGTGCATGTTTCTTGACGAACATTCTTATTTCTTGGCGAACTGAAGACTGGGTCTTGCCTGTGATGTGAAGTGCGTGTTCTTTTCAGAGCTGCGTACTTCCTCTGTTTCTTTGCGACggagttaataaatatagtgcTTGTGCTTGTGTGTGCTTTTCCTTGGTAAATCCTTGGTTTTGGTTATTTGGTTCTGTATGGTAACGGTGGTGGTAATGTTGTGGTAGCCACAGTGCTCCCCCTCAAGTGAAACATACTGGTAGCTTGACTGAACGGCCAAAACGTGTTATCTTAAAGCGCAATACACATTGAGCCCGCCGGGCCGCCGACATATGTCGGCAACTTTTTGTCGGCGGTCTAGTTGGCGGCTCAAGTCGGAAAATTTGGTCGGCGGCATGTCGGCGGCTTGAGATGAGAAATTTATTTGGCAGTCAGTGATTGCCGCGTGTCGATAAAGGTTGTGTGGTTGTgtcatataattttgatggTGTATCTTCGATAATTcagtaaatagaaataatcttaaaaatgGACGATGGCAGTGATCTGTTGATAGCAGCTTGTGGAATGTTTATTGCTGGATCGCTGCAAAGAAAACGAAGCTGTTGGGTTAGACCTAGTTTACTGAGTCGCAATTGTTATAGCAATCGTGACAGATTAAGAGATTTGAAAGCAGATGACTTGATTGTACAAAATCCCATACATTTTCAAACATTCATGAAATTAACCAATACCgactttgaatatttattaaatattgttggGCCGAGAATAGTTAAAAAAGATACAAATTACAGAACTGCAATTTCGGCACAAGACAGATTAgcaataacattaaaatacctGAGTACGGGCGAATCATTCATTAGCCTTTGTGACGTGTTCAAAGTATCTCctcaaattatttcatacattatCCCAGAAGTATGCCAAGCTATAATCGATGGCCTTTCCGAGTATgtaaaggtaatttttttttaaataaatctaagtattaataattataaattttaaatacatgtatattttttgtgcttTTTGGTTTAGTTCGAAGTATAATTTAgttgatgtttttattttagattccGAGAACTTCAAACGAATGGAAAAAAGTTGCAGATAGATATCTGGATAGATGGAATGTTCCTAATTGCCTTGGATCAATGGACGGAAAACACGTAAAAATTCAATGTCCACCAAGAAGTGgaagtgaatattttaactataaatcTTATTTCAGTATTGTACTATTTGCATTAGTGGATGCagattacaagtttttatacGCTAATGTGGGATGTCAGGGTCGTATTTCAGATGGCGGTGTGTTTAATAGCTCTGCGTTATGCAGAATGTTAAATAACAATTCTTTAAATTTGCCTGACAACAAACCTTTACCTGGGAGAAATATACCAGtgccttatttttttttgggtgATGATGCTTTTGCATTACAAACCCACATTATAAAACCTTACGATGGTAATCACACAAAAAGATCTCCCAAAAGAGTTTACAATTATCGTATATGTCGAGGACGAAGAGTTGTTGAAAATGTGTTTGGCCAGTTAACCagcaaatttcaaatattcaagAGACCTATCCAGCTATGTCCACAAAAAACTGCTATTGTGACATTGGCCTGTGTACATTTgttcaattatataaaaaaaaatatgcagcGAAACGAATATGATTCTGAAAATGATAACGGAGAAATCATACCAGGTGAATGGCGCACAGTAACtcctgaaaataattgttttgttgcCTTGCCAAGAGAGGTCAATACAAATCTGTGCCCTGAAGATACAAGGAACGAGTTGGTTGAATATTTTCTCTCCGATGTCGGAAGCTTAGAATGGCAGTATGATCAATGatcaatttaatcaaaaactaaattaaaagatttaataaaaaacataatattgatagttatattttaatttgtgtttacAATTAGTGACTCTTAATCATAACATTTCAAAAGACAGATTTATTTCTTGATTACTTTTCTCATGCTaagctatatttatttcaaattataagaGTATAATAAAGAtcttaaagaaagaaaattaattttcatttatggaTTTGAAAACGTTCTGTATATCTTGGCTGCTTATACGTTCACTATTAGAACTTTCATCAAGCGCTACTGGTACCGAAGATTCAACTCCAGGAAGTTGCGGATGAGGGCTTATGTTGATGGGATATTCAGATGAAGGGTTTGTATTTGGCTGATTATAAGGATTTGTGGTGGTAGAATGCTGATGATCCGGGCTCGTAATAGTAGAATATACAGATGATGAGCTGTTAGAAGGATATGCATTTGGCTGATCATTTGGAGAACCTGTATAGTACCCTGGATGACTTCGGGAGCTAGAGGGTCTTGCGTAATCTGCATACATATCTGTCTGATATCCAATTTcggtttcaaaaataatgttatttattcgATGTTTTACTATTGCATTTGTTGATTTATCCATTTTTCTCAGTTTTGCTGCAATATATTCTCCAAAAAGAGTGTCTTCATCTTTTTCTTGTGTTTGATTTTGTCGATCGGAGACAGATTTCATAATATTCAGAGCTTGTGACATCATTTCattgtttagattttttctGGGACGTTTAATTGTGTCATCGGCAAATGAATGAGATGAATCATTTTGCTGGGGTTGTACAACACTGCTTTCGTTTGATGTctcctgaaaataaaatatatttaatctgtTGTATTGTGTTATATAGAaagtaaagataaataatttagtcaaaattaaaatcggaTGTTATTTTATGAACAGTGAgcatatgtaaaatattgtatcagtGTCGTTAAAACATATGAAGcgaacaaaaattttttttcaatgatgtttttattttattccctttaaaatatcttaaagcACAGTGACCTTgtggaaataataaacaagGACATTTGTAACAAAGGAAAACCCCTAATAAAAAAGGAGGCGGAGCTTAGCGAGTGGGGGACTAAAAAAACACGTTTTGTTACCCATTCGAATAAccctgtatatgtatattatttacactaGCTTTCCcctccgcggcttcgctcgcgtttcGTTATTCCCGCGGGAATTAGacatttcccgtgggaattgtATAGCCTATGATAGTCCCAAGGTCCACTTTATCtccataccaaatttcatcacaatcggttcagtagatcCAGAGATTACCCCttacaatttaacaaaatacacacacaaacTTTACTTCTGTATAATATTCGTATAGATTTACATCTTACACACGtgataacttttaaatatccGATTGAGATGagacaaaaagtattttacttCTACATAAATACTCttgataacataattattattttcgataaAGATTAATATTACGATACATATTTAacgtagttttttttcttcagacgatttaataattattttgaatacaaaatcGGTTATTGTGATTAAACCATGATAGCTAGATATATGTTCTCGCGGACTTTTTTAGGTATTAATGGGATCTACAAACTCGtagtacattattttattctattgtcAATAGTTTTTGCAGCGCACGCAAAAATAGGTTTTCGATTTTACACCTTGTGATACAAAATAGCAATTTTATTACGGATCCctaattttgaacaaaaaatagcctataatAACCTTCCTCGATAAATGGACTACCCAACACTGAAACAATCATTCAAATCGGACCAGTAGTTCCAGAGATTAGCGcgttcaaacaaacaaacaaactctgcagctttataatattattattttgaacttGTTCTGTtctgtacaataaaaaaaatttggataaaaataataaatgcatttttacTTACAGAATCGATCATGGCAGTAGGAGTATTCTTGTTTTGCAAAAAACTAAATGATTTATATGCAAACCACTTGCTCTGATATACACAATCTGTACCGATACCAGACTTTTTTGAGTCAGTCActtttttctctctctatAATACTGACTTgtcaagtttttaatttttct containing:
- the LOC128679896 gene encoding uncharacterized protein LOC128679896, with amino-acid sequence MDDGSDLLIAACGMFIAGSLQRKRSCWVRPSLLSRNCYSNRDRLRDLKADDLIVQNPIHFQTFMKLTNTDFEYLLNIVGPRIVKKDTNYRTAISAQDRLAITLKYLSTGESFISLCDVFKVSPQIISYIIPEVCQAIIDGLSEYVKIPRTSNEWKKVADRYLDRWNVPNCLGSMDGKHVKIQCPPRSGSEYFNYKSYFSIVLFALVDADYKFLYANVGCQGRISDGGVFNSSALCRMLNNNSLNLPDNKPLPGRNIPVPYFFLGDDAFALQTHIIKPYDGNHTKRSPKRVYNYRICRGRRVVENVFGQLTSKFQIFKRPIQLCPQKTAIVTLACVHLFNYIKKNMQRNEYDSENDNGEIIPGEWRTVTPENNCFVALPREVNTNLCPEDTRNELVEYFLSDVGSLEWQYDQ